The following proteins are co-located in the Tiliqua scincoides isolate rTilSci1 chromosome 8, rTilSci1.hap2, whole genome shotgun sequence genome:
- the LOC136659267 gene encoding serine protease 57-like produces the protein MDYPINLLPEAIASIGLMRLWLPTGTLGSWIIGGKEAKPHSLPFMASLQINGAHICGGFLVQRKWVMTAAHCTIPKRSSSVRIVLGAHSIATREASQQIFSIQESVAHPRYNAQRVKNDIRLLKLNGSVTFNRFVKRILLPRPDADLHPGRRCRVTGWGDISNFGTIDTKLMEVNTTIINRETCNVLWAGKISDSMICAVNTKDGLRGFCSGDSGGPLICGRRVHGIVSFNGRRCGDRRTPDVYTRISKYISWTRRVLQML, from the exons ATGGATTATCCtatcaacctgctgcctgaagcaattgCCTCCATCGGCCTCATGA GACTTTGGCTCCCCACTGGCACTTTGGGGAGCTGGATTATTGGGGGCAAGGAAGCAAAACCCCATTCGTTGCCTTTTATGGCTTCCCTCCAGATAAATGGGGCACATATCTGTGGTGGATTCCTGGTGCAGCGCAAATGGGTGATGACGGCAGCACACTGTACCATTCCCAA GCGGTCATCCTCCGTTCGTATTGTGCTTGGCGCTCACTCCATCGCGACCAGAGAGGCCTCGCAGCAAATTTTCAGCATTCAGGAATCAGTAGCTCATCCACGATATAATGCTCAAAGAGtgaaaaatgacatccgtttacTCAAA CTGAATGGGTCAGTCACCTTCAACCGGTTTGTCAAACGCATCCTGCTTCCCCGACCTGACGCTGACCTCCACCCTGGACGCAGGTGCCGAGTGACCGGTTGGGGAGACATCTCAAATTTTGGAACCATTGATACAAAACTGATGGAAGTCAACACAACCATCATCAACAGGGAGACCTGCAATGTATTATGGGCTGGAAAGATCTCTGATTCTATGATCTGTGCAGTCAACACCAAAGACGGTCTGCGTGGATTCTGCTCG ggtgATTCAGGAGGACCCCTCATTTGTGGAAGGCGAGTACATGGTATTGTCTCTTTCAACGGAAGAAGATGTGGGGATCGGAGAACTCCTGATGTCTACACCCGGATCTCCAAATATATCTCCTGGACCCGCAGAGTACTGCAAATGCTTTAG